In the Flavobacterium sp. 90 genome, TATTTGGTTTATGTCTTAATCAAACCCGAAAAATTTTAAATCATGTAAAAAGTAAAATGTTTTATGCGAAATGTAAAAGCCAGATCAATTCATTTTACAAATCACATTTGACCTTTCACTAAAAAAATAAAAATTATGAACACAGAATTATTAGGCGTCATCAGTATTTTTATCGTTTCGATAGTTTTAGCCATTCCGTTAGGGAAATATATCGCTAAAGTTTATTTAGGAGATAAAACACTTTTTGATCCGATTTTCAATCCAATTGAAAAATTTATTTTTAAAATCAGCGGTATTAATTCCACTGAAGAAATGAACTGGAAACAACACTTAAAAGCACTTTTAAGTATCAACATGATTTGGTTCGTTCTTTGCTTTTTTGTCTTATTATTTCAAGGATCATTATTTCTAAATCCTGACAATAACCCTTCAATGTCGCCCGATTTGGCCTTTAATACCGCCATTTCGTTTGTAGTAAACTGTAACTTACAACATTATTCAGGCGAAAGCGGAGTTTCTTACTTGTCACAAATGTTTTTGATGTTCTTGCAATTTGTTTCTGCTGGTGTCGGTATGGCTGCTGCTGCAATGATTTTTACTGCAATGAAAGAAAGAACTACAGATAAACTGGGCAATTTTTACAACTATTTCATCAAAAGTTGTACACGTATATTATTACCACTTTCAGTAATTGTAGCTACTATTTTAGCATTCAGCGGTACGCCAATGGATTTTGACAGTAAAGATTCTATCACAACTTTACAAGGTGATCACGTTGACGTTTCACGCGGGCCTGCAGCTGCTTTTATTGCCATTAAACATTTAGGTACAAATGGTGGAGGATTCTTTGGAGCCAACTCAGCGCATCCTTTAGAGAATCCAACTTATTTCACGAATGCTGTGGAGCTTTGGGCACAATTAATTGTTCCGTTTGCTATGATTTTTGCTTTAGGTTTTTATCTAAAGAAAAAGAAATTATCCTATGTAATTTTTGGAGTTATGACCGTTGGATTCTTATTATTGGTTATTCCAACAATGATGACGGAAATGAACGGAAATCCTGCTATCGAGAAAATGGGAATTGCACAAGCAACCGGAGCGATGGAAGGAAAAGAAGTTCGGTTTGGACCAGCGGTTTCTGGTTTCTGGAGTATTGCTACAACCGTAATTTCTACAGGTTCTGTAAATAGTATGCACGATAGTTCAATGCCAATTTCCGGTGCGATGGAATTACTTGCCATGATGGTCAATGCGTTTTATGGAGGTTGTGGTGTTGGTATTCTGAACTTCTACATTTTCATTATTCTGGCTGTATTTATTTCCGGATTAATGGTTGGTCGAACCCCTGAATTTTTAGGAAAGAAAATCGAAGCGCGGGAAGTTAAAATTGCAGCTTTTATCGCAATTCTTCACCCTTTATTAATATTAGCAGGAACAGCTTTGGCTTCTTATTTTGCGGCAAACGATACTGCAATGGGTTATTGGTTTAGCGGAAACGCAACAGGCTGGCTGAACAATCCAGGACATCACGGATTCTCTGAAATGTTATACGAATATACTTCGAGCGCTGCCAATAATGGTTCTGGTTTTGAAGGTTTGGGCGATAATAATCCGTTTTGGAATATCACTACAGGAATTGTGTTGCTATTAAGTCGTTTCATTCCTATCGTTGGACCATTGGCAATTGCAGGATTATTGGCGAATAAAAAATACATTCCGGAAAGTGCAGGAACTTTAAAAACCGACACTTCTATTTTTGGAATAATGGTTTTTGCCGTAATCGCGATTATTGCTGCTTTATCATTCTTCCCAGCGTTGGCACTTGGACCTTTAGCGGAGTACTTTACACTAAAATAACAATTCATTTTTCTAATGCTGAACATTTTTAAACACATAGGAACATAGAAATAAAATATACAGAAAGAATATCGTATTTCAATATAGCCCGTGGTTTCAACCATGGGAAACGATAAAGATTGTGTTAATATATTATGCTCCCATGGTTGAAACCACGGGCAATGTCTAAATAATAATTGCAATATATGTCTCTATGTGTTTAAAAAATTATCAGCTTAATAAATAAAATTCAAAAAATGACAACTAATAAATCCACATCGTTGTTTGAAAGCAAACAGGTAAAAGAAGCTTTAGTGCAATCTTTTGTGAAGCTGAATCCAAAAATGATGATCAAAAATCCGGTAATGTTTACCGTAGAAATAGGAACTGCC is a window encoding:
- the kdpF gene encoding K(+)-transporting ATPase subunit F, which codes for MTALFIVSIAVFGYLVYVLIKPEKF
- the kdpA gene encoding potassium-transporting ATPase subunit KdpA, whose amino-acid sequence is MNTELLGVISIFIVSIVLAIPLGKYIAKVYLGDKTLFDPIFNPIEKFIFKISGINSTEEMNWKQHLKALLSINMIWFVLCFFVLLFQGSLFLNPDNNPSMSPDLAFNTAISFVVNCNLQHYSGESGVSYLSQMFLMFLQFVSAGVGMAAAAMIFTAMKERTTDKLGNFYNYFIKSCTRILLPLSVIVATILAFSGTPMDFDSKDSITTLQGDHVDVSRGPAAAFIAIKHLGTNGGGFFGANSAHPLENPTYFTNAVELWAQLIVPFAMIFALGFYLKKKKLSYVIFGVMTVGFLLLVIPTMMTEMNGNPAIEKMGIAQATGAMEGKEVRFGPAVSGFWSIATTVISTGSVNSMHDSSMPISGAMELLAMMVNAFYGGCGVGILNFYIFIILAVFISGLMVGRTPEFLGKKIEAREVKIAAFIAILHPLLILAGTALASYFAANDTAMGYWFSGNATGWLNNPGHHGFSEMLYEYTSSAANNGSGFEGLGDNNPFWNITTGIVLLLSRFIPIVGPLAIAGLLANKKYIPESAGTLKTDTSIFGIMVFAVIAIIAALSFFPALALGPLAEYFTLK